In a single window of the Elaeis guineensis isolate ETL-2024a chromosome 8, EG11, whole genome shotgun sequence genome:
- the LOC140851023 gene encoding cellulose synthase-like protein E6 isoform X1: MGESYEPLFETKQAKGRLAYKLFACSMLVGICLIWFYRATHVPGWGEQGRWAWMGIFIAELWFGFYWIITQSVRWSPIHRYTHTEKLSQRDEIELPNVDIFVCTADPIAEPPTLVISTVLSAMAYNYPPEKLSVYLSDDAGSVLTFYSLWEASHFAKHWIPFCKKYNVEPRSPAAYFSKLCDPHDACSPTEWSSMKNLYEEMANRIDSVVMLGKIPEELGANKGFSEWSSGMTSRNHPPIVQILIDGRDQGLIDSDGNALPTLVYVAREKRPQHHHNFKAGAMNALIRASSEISNSPIILNVDCDMYSNNSESIRHALCFFLDEENGHDIGFVQYPQLFHNITKNDLYDNSVNVITQVDHPGLDSWGGTLYIGTGCFHRRETLSGRKYGKDYKEDWKRGVERKTTSSACMLEERAKSLITCTYEHNTQWGQEIGLKYDCAVEDVITGLLIQCRGWKSVFINLQRKAFLGVAPTTLAESLVQYKRWSEGNFQIVLSKYCPFILGRGKIKLGLQMGYCIYGLWAPNSLPTLYYLVIPSLCLLKGISLFPKITSPWFVPFAYVTIGKHVYGLVESLQCGNTLAGWWNSQRMWILRRTTSFLYGIIATILKLLGISKMGFTITAKVSDGDASKRYEQEVMEFGSSSSMFVIIAAIAMLNLFCLVGGLRKLVVDGGIMGLEPLFIQILLCGLVVAIHLPIYEALFIRKDKGSLPLSVAFLSLGFAMLASLLTIV; this comes from the exons ATGGGAGAGAGTTATGAACCTCTCTTTGAAACAAAGCAAGCAAAAGGTAGGCTTGCATACAAGTTGTTTGCATGCTCTATGTTGGTGGGCATATGTTTGATATGGTTCTATAGAGCAACTCATGTCCCGGGATGGGGAGAGCAAGGGAGGTGGGCATGGATGGGGATATTTATAGCCGAGCTTTGGTTCGGCTTCTACTGGATCATCACTCAGTCGGTGCGTTGGAGCCCCATCCATCGCTACACACACACGGAGAAGCTCTCTCAGCG AGATGAAATTGAGTTGCCAAACGTGGACATATTCGTGTGCACTGCAGACCCTATTGCAGAGCCACCCACATTGGTCATCTCCACTGTTCTATCAGCCATGGCTTACAATTATCCGCCCGAGAAGCTAAGTGTCTACCTCTCTGATGATGCTGGGTCTGTTCTGACCTTCTACTCCCTTTGGGAAGCATCTCACTTTGCAAAGCATTGGATTCCATTTTGTAAGAAATATAATGTGGAGCCACGTTCGCCAGCTGCCTATTTTTCCAAATTATGTGACCCCCACGATGCATGCAGCCCCACTGAATGGTCTTCTATGAAG AATTTATATGAAGAAATGGCAAATCGCATCGATTCAGTGGTAATGCTTGGCAAGATCCCTGAAGAACTCGGTGCAAATAAAGGATTTTCTGAATGGAGTTCGGGGATGACTTCACGGAATCATCCCCCCATTGTTCAG ATCTTGATTGATGGGAGAGACCAAGGTTTAATAGACAGCGATGGAAATGCATTACCAACATTGGTGTACGTGGCTCGAGAGAAGAGACCTCAACATCATCATAACTTCAAAGCAGGGGCTATGAACGCATTG ATAAGGGCATCATCAGAGATAAGCAACAGTCCGATCATCCTTAACGTGGACTGCGACATGTACTCGAACAACTCGGAGTCCATCAGACATGCATTGTGCTTCTTCCTGGATGAAGAGAATGGCCACGACATTGGCTTTGTtcaatatccccagctctttcaTAATATCACCAAGAATGATCTCTATGACAATTCCGTTAATGTGATCACTCAG GTGGACCACCCTGGCTTGGATAGTTGGGGAGGAACTCTCTATATTGGCACTGGATGCTTCCACAGAAGAGAGACCCTTAGTGGGAGGAAGTATGGCAAGGACTACAAGGAAGATTGGAAGAGAGGCGTTGAGAGGAAAACGACTAGCAGTGCTTGTATGCTGGAAGAGAGAGCAAAGTCTCTTATCACCTGCACCTATGAGCACAACACCCAATGGGGACAAGag ATTGGGCTGAAGTATGACTGTGCTGTGGAGGATGTCATCACAGGCCTATTAATTCAATGTAGGGGGTGGAAGTCCGTCTTCATCAATCTTCAAAGGAAAGCCTTTCTAGGTGTTGCTCCCACAACACTAGCAGAATCGTTGGTGCAGTACAAAAGATGGAGTGAGGGGAATTTCCAAATCGTTCTTTCCAAGTACTGCCCCTTCATACTTGGTCGTGGCAAAATCAAGCTAGGACTCCAGATGGGTTATTGCATTTATGGCTTGTGGGCTCCAAACTCACTCCCTACGCTCTATTACCTTGTGATCCCTTCCCTTTGCCTCCTCAAAGGCATCTCCTTATTCCCAAAG ATCACAAGCCCATGGTTCGTGCCCTTCGCCTATGTCACCATTGGTAAACATGTGTATGGGCTCGTCGAATCACTGCAATGTGGTAACACATTGGCTGGATGGTGGAACTCTCAAAGGATGTGGATATTGAGGAGGACCACCTCATTCCTTTATGGCATCATTGCTACCATCTTGAAGTTGCTGGGGATTTCTAAGATGGGTTTCACAATCACAGCAAAGGTGTCTGATGGGGATGCCTCTAAAAGATACGAGCAGGAGGTTATGGAATTCGGGTCATCATCCTCAATGTTTGTTATCATAGCAGCAATTGCAATGCTGAATCTTTTCTGCTTGGTGGGGGGACTCCGAAAGCTGGTGGTAGATGGGGGAATTATGGGTCTTGAGCCATTATTCATTCAAATTCTTCTATGTGGGCTGGTCGTAGCcatccatttgcccatttatgaaGCTCTTTTCATACGAAAGGATAAAGGCAGCCTACCCCTCTCCGTCGCATTTCTGTCCCTTGGTTTTGCGATGTTGGCATCTCTGCTAactatagtataa
- the LOC140851023 gene encoding cellulose synthase-like protein E6 isoform X2: MAYNYPPEKLSVYLSDDAGSVLTFYSLWEASHFAKHWIPFCKKYNVEPRSPAAYFSKLCDPHDACSPTEWSSMKNLYEEMANRIDSVVMLGKIPEELGANKGFSEWSSGMTSRNHPPIVQILIDGRDQGLIDSDGNALPTLVYVAREKRPQHHHNFKAGAMNALIRASSEISNSPIILNVDCDMYSNNSESIRHALCFFLDEENGHDIGFVQYPQLFHNITKNDLYDNSVNVITQVDHPGLDSWGGTLYIGTGCFHRRETLSGRKYGKDYKEDWKRGVERKTTSSACMLEERAKSLITCTYEHNTQWGQEIGLKYDCAVEDVITGLLIQCRGWKSVFINLQRKAFLGVAPTTLAESLVQYKRWSEGNFQIVLSKYCPFILGRGKIKLGLQMGYCIYGLWAPNSLPTLYYLVIPSLCLLKGISLFPKITSPWFVPFAYVTIGKHVYGLVESLQCGNTLAGWWNSQRMWILRRTTSFLYGIIATILKLLGISKMGFTITAKVSDGDASKRYEQEVMEFGSSSSMFVIIAAIAMLNLFCLVGGLRKLVVDGGIMGLEPLFIQILLCGLVVAIHLPIYEALFIRKDKGSLPLSVAFLSLGFAMLASLLTIV, translated from the exons ATGGCTTACAATTATCCGCCCGAGAAGCTAAGTGTCTACCTCTCTGATGATGCTGGGTCTGTTCTGACCTTCTACTCCCTTTGGGAAGCATCTCACTTTGCAAAGCATTGGATTCCATTTTGTAAGAAATATAATGTGGAGCCACGTTCGCCAGCTGCCTATTTTTCCAAATTATGTGACCCCCACGATGCATGCAGCCCCACTGAATGGTCTTCTATGAAG AATTTATATGAAGAAATGGCAAATCGCATCGATTCAGTGGTAATGCTTGGCAAGATCCCTGAAGAACTCGGTGCAAATAAAGGATTTTCTGAATGGAGTTCGGGGATGACTTCACGGAATCATCCCCCCATTGTTCAG ATCTTGATTGATGGGAGAGACCAAGGTTTAATAGACAGCGATGGAAATGCATTACCAACATTGGTGTACGTGGCTCGAGAGAAGAGACCTCAACATCATCATAACTTCAAAGCAGGGGCTATGAACGCATTG ATAAGGGCATCATCAGAGATAAGCAACAGTCCGATCATCCTTAACGTGGACTGCGACATGTACTCGAACAACTCGGAGTCCATCAGACATGCATTGTGCTTCTTCCTGGATGAAGAGAATGGCCACGACATTGGCTTTGTtcaatatccccagctctttcaTAATATCACCAAGAATGATCTCTATGACAATTCCGTTAATGTGATCACTCAG GTGGACCACCCTGGCTTGGATAGTTGGGGAGGAACTCTCTATATTGGCACTGGATGCTTCCACAGAAGAGAGACCCTTAGTGGGAGGAAGTATGGCAAGGACTACAAGGAAGATTGGAAGAGAGGCGTTGAGAGGAAAACGACTAGCAGTGCTTGTATGCTGGAAGAGAGAGCAAAGTCTCTTATCACCTGCACCTATGAGCACAACACCCAATGGGGACAAGag ATTGGGCTGAAGTATGACTGTGCTGTGGAGGATGTCATCACAGGCCTATTAATTCAATGTAGGGGGTGGAAGTCCGTCTTCATCAATCTTCAAAGGAAAGCCTTTCTAGGTGTTGCTCCCACAACACTAGCAGAATCGTTGGTGCAGTACAAAAGATGGAGTGAGGGGAATTTCCAAATCGTTCTTTCCAAGTACTGCCCCTTCATACTTGGTCGTGGCAAAATCAAGCTAGGACTCCAGATGGGTTATTGCATTTATGGCTTGTGGGCTCCAAACTCACTCCCTACGCTCTATTACCTTGTGATCCCTTCCCTTTGCCTCCTCAAAGGCATCTCCTTATTCCCAAAG ATCACAAGCCCATGGTTCGTGCCCTTCGCCTATGTCACCATTGGTAAACATGTGTATGGGCTCGTCGAATCACTGCAATGTGGTAACACATTGGCTGGATGGTGGAACTCTCAAAGGATGTGGATATTGAGGAGGACCACCTCATTCCTTTATGGCATCATTGCTACCATCTTGAAGTTGCTGGGGATTTCTAAGATGGGTTTCACAATCACAGCAAAGGTGTCTGATGGGGATGCCTCTAAAAGATACGAGCAGGAGGTTATGGAATTCGGGTCATCATCCTCAATGTTTGTTATCATAGCAGCAATTGCAATGCTGAATCTTTTCTGCTTGGTGGGGGGACTCCGAAAGCTGGTGGTAGATGGGGGAATTATGGGTCTTGAGCCATTATTCATTCAAATTCTTCTATGTGGGCTGGTCGTAGCcatccatttgcccatttatgaaGCTCTTTTCATACGAAAGGATAAAGGCAGCCTACCCCTCTCCGTCGCATTTCTGTCCCTTGGTTTTGCGATGTTGGCATCTCTGCTAactatagtataa